A window from Cydia pomonella isolate Wapato2018A chromosome 8, ilCydPomo1, whole genome shotgun sequence encodes these proteins:
- the LOC133520367 gene encoding uncharacterized protein LOC133520367, whose amino-acid sequence MSNAEEKGREIFNIIVKDKFPGASKVKINPISSGGANYSSTLYEAYITTPEGTHELFAKVASMGDLFNDTSQKIFDSEKFVLTKIANAYEKLQDNHGITERFTFPKIYNHDHNDIPIIVMENLASKGYGCYDRFKSIDWKYASKSVETLARFHALSFALKKESPEEFKLAGDILKMPETGITSPLWEGITDGAMAVVDEEDKEKLSRVLEGVVGWSKLEDFGEPLKTSVLIHGDYRPSNLLHKEVGGEYHVIPVDYQTVRLGCPVADLLYFTLIGSDQQFRQRHYHQLVDHYYENLALMMTKYGLKPDEEYGREEFESDLKAKLPIALAVAATVLPFVTVDAAGAPNFEREQYVPRANELFAERFRGLMQDLKQWNVI is encoded by the exons ATGTCGAACGCTGAGGAAAAAGGACgtgaaatttttaatattatcgtTAAGGATAAATTTCCGGGCGCCTCTAAAGTGAAAATTAATCCTATTAGCAGTGGTGGAGCTAACTACAGCTCAACTTTATATGAAGCGTACATCACTACTCCTGAAGGTACTCATGAACTATTCGCAAAAGTCGCCTCAATGGGTGACCTTTTCAACGATACAAGCCAGAAAATCTTTGACTCCGAAAAGTTCGTCTTGACAAAAATTGCAAATGCGTACGAAAAATTACAAGACAACCATGGAATAACAGAAAGATTTACATTCCCAAAAATTTACAATCATGATCATAATGATATCCCAATAATTGTCATGGAGAATCTAGCTTCTAAAGGATACGGATGTTATGATAGATTCAAGAGTATCGATTGGAAATATGCGTCAAAATCTGTAGAAACTTTAGCCAGATTCCATGCTCTTTCTTTTGCTTTAAAGAAGGAGAGTCCAGAAGAGTTCAAACTGGCTGGGGATATATTAAAGATGCCCGAAACTGGTATTACAAGTCCGCTTTGGGAAGGAATTACTGATGGGGCAATGGCGGTTGTCGATGAAGAAGATAAAGAAAAACTCTCAAGAGTTCTAGAAGGAGTAGTGGGCTGGAGTAAACTTGAGGATTTCGGTGAACCTCTTAAAACATCAGTGCTTATTCATGGAGACTATCGCCCTAGTAATTTACTACATAAAGAagtg ggtggTGAATATCATGTTATTCCCGTAGACTACCAAACGGTCAGGCTGGGGTGTCCGGTGGCCGATCTCCTCTACTTCACCTTGATAGGTTCCGACCAGCAGTTCCGACAGCGACACTACCACCAACTGGTGGACCATTATTACGAGAATCTGGCTCTGATGATGACGAAATACGGTCTGAAGCCGGATGAGGAGTATGGACGGGAGGAATTTGAAAGTGATTTAAAAGcg AAACTCCCAATCGCCCTCGCTGTCGCAGCGACAGTGCTGCCATTCGTCACAGTAGACGCAGCGGGCGCTCCGAACTTCGAGCGCGAGCAGTACGTGCCGCGCGCGAACGAACTGTTCGCCGAACGGTTCCGCGGACTGATGCAAGACTTAAAGCAGTGGAACGTCATATAA